CTTAAGAAGAGAGTCGAGAATGCCTGGTCGCAGATCGATGTTCAGCTCAAGAGAAGACAGGATCTGATTCCCAACCTGGTCAATTCGGTAAAGGGCTACATGAAATTCGAACAGGAAACCCTGGACAAGGTAATGCAGGCCAGGGCAAAGGCAATTTCCGCTCAGGGTGTAGGAGATAAGATCAAAGCAGAGCAGGAACTAGGCGGAGTACTTGGAAGACTGCTTGCAGTCGTTGAGAACTATCCAGATCTGAAAGCAAATACGAATGTATCACAGCTAATGGAAGAACTCACCACTACGGAGAATAAGATCTCTTATGCAAGACAGTTCTTCAATGATTCTGCTACCAAGTTCAACACAAAGATCGAGATCTTCCCTAATAATGTCATTGTTGGTTTCTTTGGGGGCAAGTTCGAATCCTTCCCGCTCTTTGAAGTCACAGAGGCCGAAAGAGAGACTCCCAACGTAGATCTCAATTTCTGAGGACAATGTCTTTCACTGTAGATTTCTACGAGGAAAGCAGAAAGAACGTAAGGAAGACCGTCATCCTTGTGATGGTCTTCCTTGTAATGATGATTGCATTTGGACTGATTATTGATCTTGTGTTCGGAATACTCCCCATATTTACCTTGGTCTTCTTAGCTATAGCATCCATACAGACCTTGATATCCCTGACCTCAGGAAAGGAAATTGTACTTAGATCAGTCAAGGCTCGCGAACTCAAAGCGAACGACCCCGAGGAGCGGCAGCTCAAGAACATAGTAGATGAACTTTCGCTTGCCGCAGGGATGGGAAAACCTCCCGAAGTGTATGTAATCGATGACGATTCCGTAATCAATGCCTTTGCCACTGGAAGAAAGCAGGAAGATTCAGTTGTTTGTGTTACAAGTGGACTTCTGAAGAGCCTCGATCGCGAAGAAACTTCCGGAGTGATCGGTCATGAACTGAGCCACATAATCAACAGAGATATTCTTCTCATGACGCTTATTTCCGCACTATTAGGGGCCGTTGTGATAGTTCAGCTCCTTGCATTCAGGGCCTTGATTACCTATCTCAGATTTGGCGCCATCGGTGCTGCTACGAGATCGAGACGCTCTTCAAAGAAGAACGATAATTCTGCTCTTGCAATAATCGCTTTCCTGGCGGCAGTTGCTGGATTGGGTGCTCTCTTTTCATTCATTGGTAGGCTCT
This Mesotoga infera DNA region includes the following protein-coding sequences:
- a CDS encoding LemA family protein: MLFVVIGILVVLALWLIGVYNNLVTLKKRVENAWSQIDVQLKRRQDLIPNLVNSVKGYMKFEQETLDKVMQARAKAISAQGVGDKIKAEQELGGVLGRLLAVVENYPDLKANTNVSQLMEELTTTENKISYARQFFNDSATKFNTKIEIFPNNVIVGFFGGKFESFPLFEVTEAERETPNVDLNF
- a CDS encoding peptidase M48 — translated: MSFTVDFYEESRKNVRKTVILVMVFLVMMIAFGLIIDLVFGILPIFTLVFLAIASIQTLISLTSGKEIVLRSVKARELKANDPEERQLKNIVDELSLAAGMGKPPEVYVIDDDSVINAFATGRKQEDSVVCVTSGLLKSLDREETSGVIGHELSHIINRDILLMTLISALLGAVVIVQLLAFRALITYLRFGAIGAATRSRRSSKKNDNSALAIIAFLAAVAGLGALFSFIGRLSLLAVSRTREYFADARAVELTRNPSGLASALRKIVTSSAKLKTANVATAHLFISDPLKRGINNRTSFFASLWSTHPPIAMRISILENKTLTEVEAELSDYI